CGCGGTCGAGGCGGGGCACGTGGGCGCGCCGGTCGAGGTGCCGCCGTCGTCGTGGGGCGCGGGCAAGGACTGGCACGTGTGGAACGGGCCGCAGGTCGCCGACATCGTCGCGGGCAACGAGGGGGTCCAGCGGGAGCTGCTGGCGCTCGACCTGGCCGGGCCGGCGCGCTCGGCGGTGGCCGACCAGGCGGTGCGGGAGGCGTTGCTGGCGCTGTCCAGCGACTGGGCGTTCATGGTCACCAAGGACTCGGCGGCCGACTACGCCCGGTACCGGGCCAAGGTGCACGCGGAGCGGTTCGCCGAGCTGGCCGCGCTGCTGCGGGCCGGGCGCGGCGCGCGGCGGGCCGCGGAGCTGCGACGGGTCGACGGGCCGTTCGGGCACCTCGACGCCCGCGGCCTGGCCGGTGGTTGGGAGGATGGGCCATGCGCGTGCTGATGTTGTCGTGGGAGTACCCGCCGGTGGTCGTGGGCGGCCTGGGCCGGCACGTGCACGCGCTGGCGACCTGCCTGGCCGCGCAGGGGCACGAGGTGGTCGTGCTGTGCCGGCAGCCGACGGGCACGGACGCGGCCACGCACCCGACCACCGACGAGGTCGTCGACGGGGTGCGGCTGGTGCGCGTGGCCGAGGACCCGGCGCACCTGGTGTTCGAGCGCGACCTGGTGGCGTGGACGCTGGCCATGGGGCACGCGATGACGCGCGCGGGCCTGGCGCTGCTGCGCGGCTGGCGGCCGGACGTGGTGCACGCGCACGACTGGCTGGTGACGCACCCGGCGGTCGCGCTGGCCGAGGCGAGCGGCGCGCCGCTGGTGGCGACGGTGCACGCGACCGAGGCCGGCCGCCACGGCGGGTGGCTGTCGCAGGTGCTCAACCAGCAGGTGCACTCGGTGGAGTGGTGGCTGGCCAACCGGGCGGACGCGCTGATCACGTGCTCGGCGGCGATGCGCGCGGAGGTCGCGCACCTGTTCGAGGTGGACGCGGGCGCGATCACCGTGCTGCACAACGGGATCGAGCCCCGGCGGTGGCGGGTGCGGCCGGCCGGCGTGGCGGAGGCGCGGGCCCGGTACAGCCCCGCGGGCGAGCCGCTGCTGCTGTTCTTCGGGCGGTTGGAGTGGGAGAAGGGCGTGCAGGACCTGATCGCCGCGCTGCCGAGGGTCCGGCGGTGGTGGCCGGGGACCCGGGTGGTCGTGGCGGGGACCGGGACGCACCGCGACTGGCTGGTGGAGCAGGCGCGCAAGCACCGGGTGCTGCGGTCGGTGACCTTCGCGGGTCACCTGTCGGACCGGTCGCTGGCGGCGGTGCTGGCGGCGGCGGACGCGGTGGTGCTGCCGTCGCGGTACGAGCCGTTCGGCATCGTGGCCCTGGAGGCGGCCGCGGCCGGCGCGCCCCTGGTGGCCTCCACCGCCGGTGGGCTGGGCGAGGTCGTGCTGGACGGGGAGACCGGGTTGTCGTTCGCGCCGGGGGACGTGGACGGGTTGGCGCGCGCGGTGCGGGCGGTGCTGGACGACCGGCCCGCGGCGGCGCGGCGGGCGCGGGCGGCGAAGGCGCGGCTGGCGACGGACTTCGACTGGGGGCGGATCGCCCGGGGGACGGCGGAGGTGTACCGGGCGGCGGAGGTGCGGGCGCACGAGCCGCTGGGGCGGCCGAAGATCGCCACGGGCAACGCGTTCCTGTGATCCACCACGTCCCGCAGCCGCGCCGGCGACCCTGGGACCGGTGATCGGGGCGGTGCGCGGAGGTCCGACGCGACATCCGCCGTAATGCGGTCACCGGTTCCGTTGGGCGGAATCGGCGCCGGAACGGATCGCCGGAGGACCACTTCGATCACGGTTCCGCCGGGTTCGCCCACCTCCGTTTCCGCCCAACGGAACCGAACCCTGTGCCTACTCGCGCGTCACCGGGATGCTCCGGGCCAACACGAGGCCGCTGATCCGGAGGACGGATGGGCAACAGGGGTAACGGTCGCTCGGTCACGTCGCGCGCGCTGGACCTGCTCGGCGCGTTCGACGTCGAGCACCCGACTTTGACGCTGAGCGAGCTGGCCGCGCGGTGCGGCATGCCCAAGGCGACGGCGCACCGGCTGGTGGGGGAGCTGGAGGCGTGGCGGGCGCTGGAGCGCAACGCCGACAACCGCTACCAGGTCGGCAGCAGGGTGTGGGAGATCGGCCTGCTCTCGCCCGTGCCGCGCAGGCTGCGGGAGATCGCGATGCCGTTCATGCAGGACCTCTACGAGCGCAGCAAGGAGAACATCCACTTCGCGGTGCGCAAGGGCCACGACGCGCTCTACATCGCCAAGCTGACCGGGCACCGGGCCGTGCCGATCATCTCGCGCGAGGGCACCCGGCTGCCCCTGCACCCGACCGGGGTGGGCAAGGCGCTGCTGGCCTTCTCCAGCAGCGAGTTCATCGAGACCTACTGCGCACGACCGCTGGCCCGGTGCACCCGGCACACCATCGTCGAGCCCGGCAGGCTGCGCCGGGAGCTGGCCTTGGTCCGGGCCCGCGGCTACGCGCTGACCAACGAGGAGATGACGCTCGGGTCGCGCTCGGTGGCCGTCCCGGTGTTCGGCACCGACGGCCGGGTCGAGGCCGCGCTCGGGGTGGTCATGCACAGCGTGTGCGGCGGCCTCACCCGCCACGTGCCCGACCTCAAGTCCGAGGCGGCCAAGATCACGCAGGCGATGAACGACCACCGCACGGACCCGTACCCCGGGTTCGTGCACGACCTGCCGCACGAGGGGTAGCCGTGTCCTGGAGCCAGTTGGCCGGTTCGGTCGCGGCGGGCGTGGCCGTGACCGCCATCGCCGCCACCTGCCGCGCCCTGTGGAGCAGGCGGAGGGTGCCCAGGGCGCTGCACCACCGCGTGTCGCGCCGCGGCTACCTGGCCACCGTCCTGCGCACCTCGCGCGACCACGACGTGGCGGGGTTGGACGCATTCGTGCCGAACCTCCAACCCTCCGGGGGCAGCGGGGTCCTGCACGACATCCAGGCCGAGTGGGAGCGGATCAACGGCGCCCTGGGCGTGCGCCTGGTGACCAGGGAGCACCAGGACTGCCTGCGGGCCGGCGCGGAACTGCTGAGCCGGGGCATCGAGGTCCGCGTCGCCGCCGCCGCGGCCGACAGCGACGACTTGTCGTACCACGTGTTCTCGGGCAGGCTGCACCACACCGTGCTCAACCACCGCGATGGCGACCGCGACCGGCCCAACCGCCTCGACGGCATGTCACCCGCCAAGGTGTTCCAGACCCACTTCGAGGACGTCTGGGCCCGGTCCGCCCCGCTGGAGGCCGTGCTGGCGGACCACCTGCTGCGGTCGCTGCGCCGGTGCGGCGACCTGGCGGAGATCGCGGACCGGCTGCGGGACCTCAGGACCAGGTACCGGCTGGACCCGGTGGCCGAGGAGGCGGTGGTGCGGCACTTCGCCTTCCGCCACTCGGCACCGGTCGTGTTCGTCACCGGGCTGCCGGGCGCGGGCAAGTCGCTGCTGCGGAGGCGCCTGGCCGCGAAGCTGACCGCGATGCGGTTCCAGGTGGACGAGCTGACCGACTACGTCTACGCCTACCACGACTTCATGCACCGGGTGATGCGGCTGGACGGCAACCGCGGCACCGGGTTCACCGCGGAGGCGGGCGGCGCGTTCCGGGTGTCCAGCGAGCAGGACCTGACCCCGGCGCTGACCGCGCTGGCCCAGCGCGTGTGGCGCAACCAGGGCGGCACCCCGGTCACGCTGGTGGAGTTCGCACGGTCGGACGTGGTCGAGGCGCTGAACACCTTCGGCGCGGCGGTCCTGTCGTCCGCCCGGGTGATCCACGTGCGGGCGCCCGCGGAAGTCCGCTCGGCGCGCCTGGAGTCCCGCGCGCAGCCGCCGCGCCTGGAAGTCGTGGAGCCGAGCATCAACGTCATCGTGTCCGACGACCACCGGCTGCCCAGCGCGGTGGCCGAGTCGATCTACGCCTCGGACAACTTCGGCAGGCTGCGCGCCCACGAGGGCGTCGTGGGCCGGGTGCACGCCATCGACAACGAGGTGGACGACCCCGGGCACGCCCGCCTGGACGAGGCGCTGACCGGTTTCATCGAGGAGGTCGTGCGGCCCTACCGGGCGTTGAGCGCGTGACGCGGGGCCTGCTCAGGCGCCGTTGCGCGAGCGCTCCAGCGCCTCCCTGGCCTTGCGCGCCATGTCGGCCACGGCGGCACGCCGCACCGCGTCGGCCTCGTAGTCCTCACGGCGGTCCTTGACCACCCGGGCCGGGATGCCCACGGCGATCTTGAAGTCCGGCACGTCCCCCCGCACCACCGCATGCGCGCCCACCACGCACCCGCGCCCGATCCGCGTCCCCCGGGTGACCGTGACCTTGGTGCCCAGCCAGCAGTCCGGACCGATGCGCACCGGCGACTTCACGATGCCCTGGTCCTTGATCGGCAGGCTGACGCAGGGGTCCCGCCCAGGGAACCCCTGCTTTCATCCTCCCGCAGGGGTACGACAAAAACCGCTCAGGAAGGCAGCTCCGGCAGCAGCATCCGGCGCCCGGCCGCGATGCCGCCGTCCACCGGGATCGCCGCCCCGGTCAGGTAGCCCAGTTCGTCCGACGCCAGCGCCAGCACGGCGCGGGCGATGTCGGTCGGCGTCGCCACCCGCTTCAGGCCGTCCACGTTGAGCTGCCCCAGCGCCGCCTTGGCCCGCTCCCACGTGGCGTCGTCGAGGTTCGCCGGGCGGATCATGGCCGTGTCGGTGATGCCGGGCAGGATCGCGTTGACGCGGACGCCCTCCGCGCCGTACTCCAGCGCCGCCGACTGCACGAGCGCCCGCACCGCCTGCTTGGTCGCCTGGTAGGTCGACAGGTTCGGCCTGCCGACGACCGCGCCCACCGACGAGTTGACGATGACGTGCCCGCCGCCGGCCGCGAGCATGTGCGGGATCTGGTGCCGCATCGCCAGGAACACCCCGCGGGCGTTGGTGTTCACCACGTCGTCCCACTGCT
This portion of the Saccharothrix syringae genome encodes:
- a CDS encoding glycosyltransferase family 4 protein; the protein is MRVLMLSWEYPPVVVGGLGRHVHALATCLAAQGHEVVVLCRQPTGTDAATHPTTDEVVDGVRLVRVAEDPAHLVFERDLVAWTLAMGHAMTRAGLALLRGWRPDVVHAHDWLVTHPAVALAEASGAPLVATVHATEAGRHGGWLSQVLNQQVHSVEWWLANRADALITCSAAMRAEVAHLFEVDAGAITVLHNGIEPRRWRVRPAGVAEARARYSPAGEPLLLFFGRLEWEKGVQDLIAALPRVRRWWPGTRVVVAGTGTHRDWLVEQARKHRVLRSVTFAGHLSDRSLAAVLAAADAVVLPSRYEPFGIVALEAAAAGAPLVASTAGGLGEVVLDGETGLSFAPGDVDGLARAVRAVLDDRPAAARRARAAKARLATDFDWGRIARGTAEVYRAAEVRAHEPLGRPKIATGNAFL
- a CDS encoding IclR family transcriptional regulator, with protein sequence MGNRGNGRSVTSRALDLLGAFDVEHPTLTLSELAARCGMPKATAHRLVGELEAWRALERNADNRYQVGSRVWEIGLLSPVPRRLREIAMPFMQDLYERSKENIHFAVRKGHDALYIAKLTGHRAVPIISREGTRLPLHPTGVGKALLAFSSSEFIETYCARPLARCTRHTIVEPGRLRRELALVRARGYALTNEEMTLGSRSVAVPVFGTDGRVEAALGVVMHSVCGGLTRHVPDLKSEAAKITQAMNDHRTDPYPGFVHDLPHEG
- a CDS encoding nucleoside/nucleotide kinase family protein, whose product is MSWSQLAGSVAAGVAVTAIAATCRALWSRRRVPRALHHRVSRRGYLATVLRTSRDHDVAGLDAFVPNLQPSGGSGVLHDIQAEWERINGALGVRLVTREHQDCLRAGAELLSRGIEVRVAAAAADSDDLSYHVFSGRLHHTVLNHRDGDRDRPNRLDGMSPAKVFQTHFEDVWARSAPLEAVLADHLLRSLRRCGDLAEIADRLRDLRTRYRLDPVAEEAVVRHFAFRHSAPVVFVTGLPGAGKSLLRRRLAAKLTAMRFQVDELTDYVYAYHDFMHRVMRLDGNRGTGFTAEAGGAFRVSSEQDLTPALTALAQRVWRNQGGTPVTLVEFARSDVVEALNTFGAAVLSSARVIHVRAPAEVRSARLESRAQPPRLEVVEPSINVIVSDDHRLPSAVAESIYASDNFGRLRAHEGVVGRVHAIDNEVDDPGHARLDEALTGFIEEVVRPYRALSA
- a CDS encoding SDR family NAD(P)-dependent oxidoreductase; the protein is MGDHSRRAVLGGALGAGLVAVAAPAAGARGRGAFAGKAVQVTGGTSGIGEATARAFAAAGARVAFCGRRTALGRDVERSIRAAGGDATYFEADVRDPASVQRFVDGAVRRYGRVDIAFNNAGVQITARLHEVTPEQWDDVVNTNARGVFLAMRHQIPHMLAAGGGHVIVNSSVGAVVGRPNLSTYQATKQAVRALVQSAALEYGAEGVRVNAILPGITDTAMIRPANLDDATWERAKAALGQLNVDGLKRVATPTDIARAVLALASDELGYLTGAAIPVDGGIAAGRRMLLPELPS